In Deltaproteobacteria bacterium, the following proteins share a genomic window:
- a CDS encoding phosphomannose isomerase type II C-terminal cupin domain produces MSLDPHAKVGSPPWGKWEVLLDEPYCKVKKITVLPDKRLSYQLHHKRQEHWLIVEGEALVILNDQEMRLKVGDYIDIPQEASHRICNDGNIPIVFIEIQRGSYFGEDDIVRLQDDYGRKK; encoded by the coding sequence ATGAGTTTAGACCCACACGCCAAAGTAGGAAGCCCTCCCTGGGGAAAATGGGAGGTCTTGTTGGATGAACCCTACTGTAAAGTAAAAAAGATTACGGTACTTCCCGACAAGCGACTGAGCTATCAGCTTCATCACAAACGGCAAGAACACTGGCTAATTGTTGAGGGAGAAGCATTGGTCATTTTGAATGATCAGGAAATGCGCTTAAAAGTGGGCGATTACATCGACATCCCGCAGGAAGCCAGTCACCGCATCTGCAACGATGGCAACATCCCGATCGTATTTATTGAAATTCAACGCGGTAGTTATTTTGGGGAAGATGATATTGTCCGACTTCAAGATGATTACGGACGAAAAAAATAA
- the hisA gene encoding 1-(5-phosphoribosyl)-5-[(5-phosphoribosylamino)methylideneamino]imidazole-4-carboxamide isomerase → MEILPAIDLKASQVVRLTRGDYAQVKIYSDKPLEIAERWIQAGANTLHLVDLDAALEGKPVNHPIIREIGNLLKKQGKAYEIGGGIRTEAHLAIYLEECLADRVILGTIAYQDPDFVKRACRKYPGKIAVGIDVKDAKIATQGWTKVQNLSAEELAKKFEDAGVSCIVYTDIQRDGMLSGFNFESILDFVSKVSLPVILAGGLKDLNDVQKLREMNPPKILGAITGKAIYEGTLNLKEAIALLSSIA, encoded by the coding sequence ATGGAAATTTTACCCGCCATCGATTTAAAAGCCTCTCAGGTCGTCCGCCTCACCCGAGGTGATTATGCCCAAGTAAAAATTTATTCGGACAAGCCCCTGGAAATAGCCGAGAGGTGGATACAGGCAGGCGCAAACACTTTGCATCTGGTAGATCTGGATGCCGCTTTGGAAGGAAAGCCCGTTAACCACCCTATTATCCGAGAAATTGGAAACCTTCTCAAAAAACAAGGCAAGGCTTATGAGATTGGCGGGGGCATCCGCACGGAAGCTCATCTCGCCATTTATCTGGAAGAATGCCTGGCCGATCGAGTCATTTTGGGTACCATTGCTTATCAAGATCCCGACTTCGTCAAAAGGGCCTGCCGGAAATACCCCGGAAAAATTGCCGTCGGAATTGATGTCAAAGATGCAAAAATAGCCACCCAGGGCTGGACCAAAGTCCAAAATTTGAGTGCAGAAGAACTCGCAAAAAAATTTGAAGACGCGGGAGTAAGCTGCATTGTCTATACCGACATTCAGCGCGATGGTATGCTTTCAGGTTTCAACTTTGAAAGCATTTTAGATTTTGTTTCTAAAGTAAGTCTACCTGTCATTCTGGCCGGGGGCTTGAAAGACTTAAACGACGTACAAAAATTAAGAGAAATGAATCCTCCTAAAATTCTGGGTGCCATTACAGGAAAAGCCATTTACGAAGGCACGCTGAATTTGAAGGAAGCAATAGCCTTGCTGAGTTCTATCGCGTAA